The following are encoded in a window of Sebastes umbrosus isolate fSebUmb1 chromosome 7, fSebUmb1.pri, whole genome shotgun sequence genomic DNA:
- the bicra gene encoding BRD4-interacting chromatin-remodeling complex-associated protein isoform X1, with amino-acid sequence MQPRCIKMLETRVVMDDEDGRCLLDVICDPEALNDFLHGSETILDTDDLLDGSSDPSSSFFSTTGGHVPEVQPAVQLSANEPAGLPRVSVDLDFLEDDDILGGSPGGEGGSNGIGTNHEPCDILQQSLAEANITEQSLQEAEAELDLGSFGIPGLTQVVQTLPDTSLSGAGGAAVGVGIGVGVGGAAAIFPGSAASATATPPHATADMLGSVLAQQGLQLQPQVMNKAINVQPFMGNVTLQPISSLQALPNGSQSGHLGIGQIQVVGQPTVMTINQSGQPILAKAMGGYQLHQSGPEVSGAGSQAGLGGSGGGLLIQGNKATLGSPALNGPAVCVSSTNSSSGVTMTAPAGLVGFGSTTLSSGIGPQTQTQGQIMQNVIIQRTPTPIQPKPPQGGAIQQKLFKQQQQQQHPQPAPQPLQNDAHKALGLQQIPVSAAQNVAFLTGKPGSNVVLTTQATTQGPQFQQTLFKQQAAQQSGKPLSVHLLNQQGSIVIPSQTVLQGQNHQFLLPQLQAGGQILTQHPGGHIITSQGPGGQLIANQINLSQMLTSQGHPGAAHILSGPIQLQSGQMGTPTLFQMPVSLAQSQNQTQTHTVSGHAQTVIQGMPIQNSLTMLSQVEGLSPAVSLQPALQPQPGGVPSSSSTGAATMAQGQPGECVTVLGSSTDQAAHPTQQHAPQSSILAMQPTSSVSTATTVPCSSPSMSVSTSSSVTAVGLVPHQAQHSPGRLLFTNQGSSMILSQESLQMFLQQEQHHQTENESTPSVGVPASVIVSSNSATAPAPTVHDNQLSDSWVGQSHSPSPGPSHMTAVVKQVPSSGHQQSLKIQGMPTSPALTTHATAAPVADRPQPSQSPLILSQQIQSPHHQQQSRPPSQPQPQSLTPSRSCTPSSHPQLFIVHNQMAESPQPAPQGQPQQTQTQQTHIQVQLQPQPRPASQPAPYQQDMPPMSQSPKPLPAPPAQHQFTAPPVNTSAAAVVKAPVPIQSVTAEQQHHLQLVGAQIQTLSAITQPSPQQKQLLEKLHQVQQNILLQAKQSAQPQPQATGQFSSQQDVPVDKVVIASSAGAGTPAQLLSVLQPTSVLVKTPATASSDLQVFSGGQGPAGAMVNQPVTPASLTQPAQVQPKPGVISSVGGMPLGQGGMQMQVIGASLSQMPAPQLQAPVQTQTTTMKMPFSAEPSKEARMLEQLRKQQGSVLHPNYSAPFHSVEDTLHRLLPYHLYQGTANSSQDYQQVDDEFETVSCQLLKRTQAMLDKYRYLLFAESKAFKPEQRLGPSAEMVMIDRMFIQEEKIALNQDRILARERPEEFVANARMLESGVSSQQKSSFAEATSVSGGVAAAVPAPAPATPAPAPHPNVTPNPPPAPTPSPSPAPASAPAPAPAPPPAPSASPFPSTKLVIKQGGGGASVSWSSSCPPTPAAAGRLADPTGQSSSFGRAPAASSSSSFNSQAADDDDAVPQRTSKPPIKTYEARRRIGLKLKIKQDQTGFSKVVHNTALDPVHTPQPQQSSQSVSQPQTQPQFEAAVPHPKSQPLSTPPATVIRTQSPVCTASSASSVTTATTQCNPPLRGNAPPNAAPSSSTSSSHTWSATSSSSSSSSSTQMNGTLDHHNVGRVKHNSASTATPSQTTCRLPLRKTYRENISPRVRPGVPGGGDESLSYPRPTPSPPRHEASSPPSERTVIASVKVEKRGREASHTESSHETGRLGSAMQGLDEMDEVFNRGIKTTQHHQPLDREGAKERKEEHTDQETDVSKYKRASGKNRHRAGGTFRMDQHAPGPPSPESSFTRDSLLPAKRCKSDSPDMDNASFSSGSPPDDSLNEHLQCAIDSILNLQQEPSARGHHIKGGNSRSHQHQSQRPGGSAASSHRPSVPPSSSASSSSSLAQHPQVGGRGHNGSLVPQTQSR; translated from the exons ATGCAACCCAGATGCATCAAAATGCTGGAAACAAGAG TTGTCATGGATGATGAAGATGGCAGGTGCCTTCTAGATGTAATTTG TGACCCAGAAGCTCTCAATGACTTTCTTCATGGATCTGAGACCATT TTGGACACTGACGACCTATTGGATGGTTCGAGTGACCCCTCCAGCTCGTTCTTCTCTACCACTGGG GGCCATGTACCAGAGGTCCAGCCTGCAGTCCAGCTGTCGGCCAATGAGCCGGCAGGCCTACCCAGAGTCAGTGTTGACCTGGACTTCCTGGAGGATGATGACATCTTGGGAGGATCCCCAGGTGGCGAAGGTGGGAGCAATGGCATTGGGACAAATCACGAGCCATGTGACATCCTGCAGCAGAGCTTGGCTGAAGCCAACATCACAGAGCAGAGCTTACAGGAGGCAGAGGCTGAGCTGGACCTGGGCTCCTTTGGAATTCCAGGCCTCACGCAGGTGGTACAGACACTGCCTGATACCAGCCTCTCTGGTGCTGGGGGCGCTGCTGTTGGTGTAGGCATAGGTGTTGGTGTCGGGGGAGCAGCAGCAATTTTCCCTGGGTCAGCCGCGAGCGCCACTGCTACTCCTCCCCATGCCACAGCTGACATGCTGGGGTCAGTGCTTGCTCAGCAGGGCCTTCAACTCCAGCCACAGGTCATGAACAAGGCCATTAATGTTCAGCCATTTATGGGAAATGTGACGCTTCAACCCATTTCAAGTCTCCAAGCTCTTCCTAATGGGAGTCAGTCTGGACATTTGGGTATCGGACAGATTCAGGTTGTGGGTCAGCCTACAGTCATGACTATCAATCAGTCTGGGCAGCCAATCCTGGCTAAAGCCATGGGTGGTTACCAGCTGCACCAGTCTGGGCCAGAGGTATCAGGTGCTGGTTCTCAGGCGGGGCTCGGAGGCTCAGGGGGCGGACTTCTGATCCAAGGTAACAAAGCCACTTTGGGATCTCCAGCTTTAAATGGACCGGCTGTTTGTGTCAGcagcacaaacagcagcagtggcGTTACAATGACCGCTCCTGCTGGGCTCGTGGGCTTCGGCAGCACCACTCTAAGTTCAGGAATCGGACCCCAGACGCAAACGCAAGGCCAAATCATGCAGAACGTGATCATCCAGCGCACACCAACACCCATTCAGCCTAAACCCCCTCAGGGGGGAGCCATCCAACAGAAACTCTtcaaacagcaacagcagcagcagcacccacAGCCAGCACCCCAACCCCTGCAAAACGATGCCCACAAGGCTCTAGGGCTGCAGCAAATTCCAGTTTCTGCTGCTCAGAATGTAGCCTTCCTGACAGGAAAGCCAGGCTCTAATGTTGTCCTGACTACTCAAGCCACAACACAAGGCCCTCAGTTTCAACAAACCCTGTTCAAGCAACAAGCAGCACAACAATCGGGCAAGCCTCTCAGTGTACACCTGTTAAACCAACAAGGCAGCATCGTTATTCCCTCTCAGACAGTTCTGCAAGGTCAGAATCACCAGTTTCTCTTGCCACAGCTACAAGCAGGTGGGCAGATCCTGACCCAGCACCCTGGGGGGCACATCATAACTAGTCAGGGTCCTGGTGGACAGCTCATCGCAAACCAGATCAACTTGAGTCAGATGTTGACTTCACAGGGCCACCCTGGGGCTGCCCACATCCTCTCCGGACCCATTCAGCTCCAGTCTGGCCAGATGGGCACACCCACCCTCTTTCAGATGCCTGTCTCATTGGCTCAGAGTCAAAACCAGACGCAGACCCATACTGTCTCAGGTCATGCCCAGACAGTCATACAGGGCATGCCGATCCAGAACTCCCTGACCATGCTCAGTCAGGTGGAGGGGCTGAGCCCCGCAGTCAGCCTTCAACCAGCCCTGCAACCTCAGCCGGGTGGAgtccccagcagcagcagcaccggagCAGCGACCATGGCTCAAGGCCAGCCTGGAGAGTGTGTCACCGTGCTGGGTAGCTCCACAGACCAGGCTGCTCATCCCACTCAGCAGCACGCACCGCAATCCTCTATCCTCGCCATGCAACCGACTTCCTCCGTGTCCACGGCTACCACCGTACCCTGCTCTTCTCCGTCCATGTCCGTGtccacctcttcctctgtcACAGCAGTGGGGCTGGTCCCCCATCAGGCTCAGCACAGTCCAGGGAGGTTACTGTTCACCAACCAGGGCTCCAGTATGATCCTGAGCCAGGAGTCTCTGCAGATGTTCCTGCAACAG GAGCAGCACCACCAAACAGAGAATGAGTCAACCCCCTCTGTGGGCGTACCAGCGTCCGTAATCGTCAGCAGCAACAGCGCCACTGCTCCGGCCCCCACTGTCCATGACAACCAATTAAGTGACTCTTGGGTGGGTCAGAGCCACAGCCCTTCCCCTGGCCCTTCCCACATGACAGCAGTGGTAAAGCAG GTACCCTCCAGTGGACATCAGCAGTCCCTGAAGATCCAGGGCATGCCCACCTCACCGGCATTGACCACTCACGCCACAGCGGCCCCAGTGGCAGACAGACCCCAGCCTTCCCAGTCTCCTCTCATTCTGAGCCAGCAGATCCAGTCGCCTCACCATCAACAGCAGTCGCGTCCTCCCTCTCAGCCTCAGCCACAGTCTCTAACTCCCTCCCGCTCATGCACACCTTCATCTCACCCTCAGCTCTTTATTGTCCACAACCAAATGGCAGAGTCCCCCCAACCCGCTCCACAGGGCCAGCCGCAGCAGACGCAGACCCAGCAGACACACATTCAAGTTCAGCTTCAGCCTCAGCCACGACCGGCCTCTCAGCCTGCCCCTTACCAACAAGATATGCCTCCTATGTCGCAGTCCCCCAAGCCTCTTCCTGCACCACCCGCACAGCACCAGTTTACCGCTCCTCCTGTCAACACGTCTGCCGCTGCTGTAGTTAAAGCCCCGGTTCCCATCCAGAGCGTGACAGCggagcagcagcaccacctgcAATTAGTAGGAGCGCAAATTCAGACCCTGTCGGCCATCACCCAGCCCTCACCTCAGCAGAAGCAGCTGCTGGAGAAGCTACACCAG GTCCAGCAGAACATCCTGCTGCAGGCCAAGCAGTCTGCTCAGCCTCAGCCTCAAGCCACCGGTCAGTTCAGCTCCCAGCAAGATGTGCCTGTTGACAAAGTGGTGATTGCATCATCAGCCGGCGCTGGTACACCTGCTCAGCTTCTCTCAGTGCTGCAGCCGACGTCGGTGCTCGTCAAAACTCCTGCTACAG CATCAAGTGACTTACAGGTATTCTCAGGAGGCCAAGGGCCAGCTGGAGCTATGGTGAATCAGCCTGTCACTCCTGCCAGCCTTACTCAGCCTGCACAG GTTCAGCCAAAGCCAGGGGTGATCAGCTCGGTCGGAGGGATGCCTCTGGGGCAAGGTGGGATGCAGATGCAGGTGATAGGAGCTAGTCTTTCTCAAATGCCTGCTCCACAGCTCCAAGCTCCAGTACAAACTCAG ACAACAACAATGAAGATGCCTTTCAGTGCAGAGCCCAGCAAAGAAGCCAG GATGCTAGAACAGCTGAGGAAACAGCAGGGTTCAGTGCTTCACCCAAACTACAGTGCTCCTTTCCACTCTGTTGAGGACACACTGCACAGACTGCTGCCTTACCATCTCTACCAGGGAACTGCCAACTCTTCTCAAGACTATCAACAAG TGGATGATGAATTTGAGACGGTCTCCTGCCAACTGCTGAAAAGGACCCAGGCCATGCTGGATAAGTATCGCTACCTGCTCTTCGCCGAGTCGAAA GCGTTTAAACCCGAGCAGAGACTCGGCCCCTCGGCAGAGATGGTGATGATCGACCGGATGTTCATTCAGGAGGAGAAGATAGCGTTGAATCAGGACAGGATTTTGGCCAGAGAGAGACCAG AGGAGTTTGTGGCAAACGCGCGCATGTTGGAGAGTGGAGTTTCATCCCAACAGAAATCATCTTTTGCTGAGGCCACATCAGTGAGCGGAGGCGTGGCTGCTGCTGTCCCTGCTCCCGCACCTGCAACTCCTGCTCCAGCCCCTCACCCAAACGTCACCCCAAACCCTCCTCCTGCACCCACCCCGTCTCCATCTCCAGCCCCTGCTTCAGCTCCGGCTCCCGCTCCAGCACCTCCTCCCGCCCCGTCCGCCTCCCCTTTCCCCTCTACCAAACTAGTAATAAAGCAGGGTGGGGGCGGAGCCTCTGTGTCCTGGTCCAGCAGCTGTCCCCCAACTCCAGCTGCAGCGGGCAGGCTGGCCGACCCCACCGGCCAGAGCTCCTCCTTCGGTCGTGCTCCGGCGGcatcctcctcttcgtccttcAACTCTCAAGCGGCCGACGACGACGACGCTGTCCCGCAGAGAACCAGCAAACCGCCTATCAAGACCTACGAGGCTCGCAGGAGGATCGGCTTGAAGCTGAAGATCAAGCAGGATCAAACGGGGTTCAGTAAGGTGGTCCACAACACTGCCTTAGACCCGGTGCACACACCTCAACCTCAGCAGAGCAGCCAGTCCGTATCCCAGCCTCAGACTCAGCCCCAGTTCGAAGCTGCTGTACCGCACCCTAAGTCCCAGCCTCTATCGACTCCTCCTGCTACAGTCATCAGAACTCAGTCCCCCGTATGCACTGCTTCTTCTGCCTCATCCGTCACCACAGCAACCACTCAGTGTAACCCACCACTGAGAGGTAATGCTCCCCCCAATGCAGCCCCATCTTCCTCTACCTCTTCCTCTCATACTTGGTCcgccacctcttcctcctcgtcctcctcctcctccactcaaATGAACGGCACGTTGGATCACCACAACGTGGGTCGGGTCAAACACAATTCTGCCTCCACTGCCACTCCCTCACAGACAACGTGCCGTCTCCCCCTTCGAAAAACCTACCGGGAAAACATTAGTCCCCGGGTGAGACCTGGTGTCCCAGGGGGAGGAGACGAAAGCTTGTCCTACCCCAGACCCACACCATCGCCCCCCAGGCACGAGGCCTCATCTCCCCCCTCCGAGCGGACAGTTATAGCCAGCGTGAAGGTGGAGAAAAGAGGAAGGGAGGCCTCGCACACAGAGTCGAGTCACGAAACGGGCCGTTTAGGGAGTGCAATGCAGGGGCTGGACGAAATGGACGAGGTGTTTAACCGTGGTATCAAAACCACACAGCACCATCAGCCCCTAGACAGGGAGGGAGcgaaggagagaaaggaggagcaCACAGACCAAGAGACGGATGTAAGTAAATACAAGAGGGCGAGTGGGAAAAATAGACACAGGGCAGGTGGGACGTTCAGAATGGACCAGCACGCCCCTGGGCCTCCGTCTCCGGAGTCCTCCTTCACACGAGACTCTTTGCTTCCTGCCAAACGCTGCAAGTCGGACTCCCCCGACATGGACAATGCCAGCTTCTCCAGCGGCAGCCCTCCGGATGACTCTCTGAACGAGCACCTGCAGTGTGCCATCGACAGCATCCTAAACCTGCAGCAGGAGCCCTCCGCCCGCGGGCACCACATTAAAGGGGGCAACAGCAGGTCCCACCAACACCAAAGCCAGCGCCCGGGGGGCTCGGCAGCCTCATCCCATAGACCCTCAGTAccgccctcctcctctgcttcctcgtcctcctccttgGCCCAGCACCCTCAGGTCGGTGGCCGCGGCCACAACGGCAGCCTGGTGCCCCAGACTCAAAGCAGATAA